The following proteins are encoded in a genomic region of Candidatus Eisenbacteria bacterium:
- a CDS encoding type II secretion system protein, which translates to MEPRQPRKKGISPGELLIVLAIIAITAVVVLLNFASTHSRSKEAALEENISLLREALDLYREDHGWYPCDPERDWNRVGDGETFKQQLTRYTNAHGEPSAERNRDFRFGPYLRSWPLEPISGSAEVTIDRTHRRIFDRMADHVSVGRGSGGWHYEPRSGNICANLGNEYPVEYAHY; encoded by the coding sequence ATGGAGCCGAGGCAACCCCGAAAGAAGGGAATTTCTCCGGGCGAGCTGCTCATCGTTCTGGCGATCATCGCGATCACCGCGGTGGTCGTCTTGCTCAACTTCGCGAGCACGCACTCTCGCTCGAAGGAAGCGGCTCTCGAGGAGAACATCAGCCTGCTTCGCGAGGCTCTCGACCTCTACCGCGAGGATCACGGCTGGTATCCCTGCGATCCGGAAAGAGACTGGAACCGCGTGGGAGACGGCGAGACGTTCAAGCAACAACTCACACGGTACACGAACGCGCACGGCGAACCGTCCGCCGAGAGGAATCGCGACTTCCGCTTTGGTCCATACTTGAGGTCGTGGCCGCTCGAGCCGATTTCCGGGAGCGCCGAGGTCACGATCGACCGAACCCACCGGAGGATCTTCGACCGGATGGCGGATCACGTCTCGGTTGGGCGGGGGAGCGGGGGGTGGCATTACGAGCCGCGTTCGGGGAACATCTGCGCGAACCTGGGAAACGAGTACCCGGTGGAATACGCTCACTACTAA